A stretch of Henckelia pumila isolate YLH828 chromosome 4, ASM3356847v2, whole genome shotgun sequence DNA encodes these proteins:
- the LOC140862059 gene encoding pectinesterase inhibitor-like: MAFQVNHNITFILVINGYLFVMTNATPTLLETVCSKTTDIEFCLNVFGSDPATRTASLRGLAQIAIDKATEKAMKTRTDVEKRSFFVPDPKLKYVLIQCVHEYDGALTALRIAPVDLREARYADLYRHASDAARGAVACERGFIDKSLPSPLTRANLQLGDYCNIIEVVAFS; the protein is encoded by the coding sequence ATGGCATTCCAAGTTAATCACAACATTACATTTATCCTTGTTATCAATGGATATCTATTTGTCATGACAAATGCTACGCCTACACTTCTCGAAACGGTATGCAGCAAAACCACAGACATAGAATTCTGCTTGAACGTGTTCGGGTCCGATCCAGCCACCCGGACCGCCTCCCTCCGGGGGCTAGCGCAAATCGCCATCGATAAAGCCACGGAGAAAGCGATGAAAACCCGCACAGATGTCGAGAAACGATCGTTTTTCGTACCAGAtcctaaattaaaatatgtgttaATTCAATGTGTACATGAGTACGATGGTGCATTGACCGCCCTACGTATAGCACCGGTCGACCTGAGAGAAGCCCGTTACGCCGACCTTTATCGGCATGCAAGCGACGCGGCTCGGGGAGCTGTTGCTTGCGAGAGAGGGTTTATCGATAAATCATTGCCTTCTCCTCTTACGAGAGCTAATCTGCAGTTGGGTGACTATTGTAATATTATTGAAGTAGTAGCTTTTtcttaa